The segment ATTGCGATTATTACGTGTATTCAGAATCTTAAAACTGGCACGCTATTTAGGTGCTTCAAATCAATTAGCCAATGCAATCAAGGCCAGTAGAGCAAAGATTGCCGTGTTTTTATTCGCTGTAATTATTGCCTCTGTTATTTTTGGTACTATCATGTATTTGGTGGAGGGTGAAGAAAACGGATTTACAAATATTCCAAAAAGTGTGTATTGGTGTATTGTTACGCTTACAACTGTAGGTTTTGGTGATATTGCTCCTCAAACACCAGTAGGTCAGTTTATAGCCGCTTTAATCATGATTTTGGGTTATGGTATCATTGCTGTTCCTACAGGAATAGTCTCTGCAGAATACACCAAAGCAACTGCTGGTGGTGACGAAAAAAATAAAGTTTTGGATGAAGAGCATGAGCAATTAAAAAATGTGCATCTCAACACACAATGTTGCGTCAATTGCCTTTCTGAACAACATCAGGATGGCTCCAAATTCTGCTTTAAATGCGGTTGCGAATTACATCATGACTAAAGTACTCTTATCAGTTGTAGGACCTACTGCTATT is part of the Formosa sp. Hel1_31_208 genome and harbors:
- a CDS encoding ion transporter: MSLKITKSNWRDKLHEIIYEADTPAGKLFDVILLIAILASIILVMLESVSSFDAKYHTFLNISEWVITILFSIEYIARIVTVKKPFKYILSFYGVIDLLSTIPKYLSLILAGSHALVALRALRLLRVFRILKLARYLGASNQLANAIKASRAKIAVFLFAVIIASVIFGTIMYLVEGEENGFTNIPKSVYWCIVTLTTVGFGDIAPQTPVGQFIAALIMILGYGIIAVPTGIVSAEYTKATAGGDEKNKVLDEEHEQLKNVHLNTQCCVNCLSEQHQDGSKFCFKCGCELHHD